A stretch of the Pan paniscus chromosome 2, NHGRI_mPanPan1-v2.0_pri, whole genome shotgun sequence genome encodes the following:
- the LOC100986336 gene encoding toll-like receptor 9 isoform X1, protein MGFCRSALHPLSLLVQAIVLAMTLALGTLPAFLPCELQPHGLVNCNWLFLKSVPHFSMAAPRGNVTSLSLSSNRIHHLHDSDFAHLPSLRHLNLKWNCPPVGLSPMHFPCHMTIEPSTFLAVPTLEELNLSYNNIMTVPALPKSLISLSLSHTNILMLDSASLAGLHALRFLFMDGNCYYKNPCRQALEVAPGALLGLGNLTHLSLKYNNLTVVPRNLPSSLEYLLLSYNRIVKLAPEDLANLTALRVLDVGGNCRRCDHAPNPCMECPRHFPQLHPNTFSHLSRLEGLVLKDSSLSWLNASWFRGLGNLRVLDLSENFLYKCITKTKAFQGLTQLRKLNLSFNYQKRVSFAHLSLAPSFGSLVALKELDMHGIFFRSLDETTLRPLARLPMLQTLRLQMNFINQAQLGIFRAFPGLRYVDLSDNRISGASELTATMGEADGGEKVWLQPGDLAPAPVDTPSSEDFKPNCSTLNFTLDLSRNNLVTVQPEMFAQLSHLQCLRLSHNCISQAVNGSQFLPLTGLQVLDLSHNKLDLYHEHSFTELPRLEALDLSYNSQPFGMQGVGHNFSFVAHLRTLRHLSLAHNNIHSQVSQQLCSTSLRALDFSGNALGHMWAEGDLYLHFFQGLSGLIWLDLSQNRLHTLLPQTLRNLPKSLQVLRLRDNYLAFFKWWSLHFLPKLEVLDLAGNQLKALTNGSLPAGTRLRRLDVSCNSISFVAPGFFSKAKELRELNLSTNALKTVDHSWFGPLASALQILDVSANPLHCACGAAFMDFLLEVQAAVPGLPSRVKCGSPGQLQGLSIFAQDLRLCLDEALSWDCFALSLLAVALGLGVPMLHHLCGWDLWYCFHLCLAWLPWRGRQSGQGEDALPYDAFVVFDKTQSAVADWVYNELRGQLEECRGRWALRLCLEERDWLPGKTLFENLWASVYGSRKTLFVLAHTDRVSGLLRASFLLAQQRLLEDRKDVVVLVILSPDGRRSRYVRLRQRLCRQSVLLWPHQPSGQRSFWAQLGMALTRDNHHFYNRNFCQGPTAE, encoded by the exons ATG gGTTTCTGCCGCAGCGCCCTGCACCCGCTGTCTCTCCTGGTGCAGGCCATCGTGCTGGCCATGACCCTGGCCCTGGGTACCTTGCCTGCCTTCCTACCCTGTGAGCTCCAGCCCCACGGCCTGGTGAACTGCAACTGGCTATTCCTGAAGTCTGTGCCCCACTTCTCCATGGCAGCACCCCGTGGCAATGTCACCAGCCTTTCCTTGTCCTCCAACCGCATCCACCACCTCCATGATTCTGACTTTGCCCACCTGCCCAGCCTGCGGCATCTCAACCTCAAGTGGAACTGCCCGCCGGTTGGCCTCAGCCCCATGCACTTCCCCTGTCACATGACCATCGAGCCCAGCACCTTCTTGGCTGTGCCCACCCTGGAAGAGCTAAACCTGAGCTACAACAACATCATGACTGTGCCTGCGCTGCCCAAATCCCTCATATCCCTGTCCCTCAGCCATACCAACATCCTGATGCTAGACTCTGCCAGCCTCGCTGGCCTGCATGCCCTGCGCTTCCTATTCATGGACGGCAACTGTTATTACAAGAACCCCTGCAGGCAGGCACTGGAGGTGGCCCCAGGTGCCCTCCTTGGCCTGGGCAACCTCACCCACCTGTCACTCAAGTACAACAACCTCACTGTGGTGCCCCGCAACCTGCCTTCCAGTCTGGAGTATCTGCTGTTGTCCTACAACCGCATCGTCAAACTGGCACCTGAGGACCTGGCCAATCTGACCGCCCTGCGTGTGCTCGATGTGGGCGGAAATTGCCGCCGCTGCGACCACGCTCCCAACCCCTGCATGGAGTGCCCTCGTCACTTCCCCCAGCTACATCCCAATACCTTCAGCCACCTGAGCCGTCTTGAAGGCCTGGTGTTGAAGGACAGTTCTCTCTCCTGGCTGAATGCCAGTTGGTTCCGTGGGCTGGGAAACCTCCGAGTGCTGGACCTGAGTGAGAACTTCCTCTACAAATGCATCACTAAAACCAAGGCCTTCCAGGGCCTAACACAGCTGCGCAAGCTTAACCTGTCCTTCAATTACCAAAAGAGGGTGTCCTTTGCCCACCTGTCTCTGGCCCCTTCCTTCGGGAGCCTGGTCGCCCTGAAGGAGCTGGACATGCACGGCATCTTCTTCCGCTCACTCGATGAGACCACGCTCCGGCCACTGGCCCGCCTGCCCATGCTCCAGACTCTGCGTCTGCAGATGAACTTCATCAACCAGGCCCAGCTCGGCATCTTCAGGGCCTTCCCTGGCCTGCGCTACGTGGACCTGTCAGACAACCGCATCAGCGGAGCTTCGGAGCTGACAGCCACCATGGGGGAGGCAGATGGAGGGGAGAAGGTCTGGCTGCAGCCTGGGGACCTTGCTCCGGCCCCAGTGGACACTCCCAGCTCTGAAGACTTCAAGCCCAACTGCAGCACCCTCAACTTCACCTTGGATCTGTCACGGAACAACCTGGTGACCGTGCAGCCGGAGATGTTTGCCCAGCTCTCGCACCTGCAGTGCCTGCGCCTGAGCCACAACTGCATCTCGCAGGCAGTCAATGGCTCCCAGTTCCTGCCGCTGACTGGTCTGCAGGTGCTAGACCTGTCCCACAATAAGCTGGACCTCTACCACGAGCACTCATTCACGGAGCTACCACGACTGGAGGCCCTGGACCTCAGCTACAACAGCCAGCCCTTTGGCATGCAGGGCGTGGGCCACAACTTCAGCTTCGTGGCTCACCTGCGCACCCTGCGCCACCTCAGCCTGGCCCACAACAACATCCACAGCCAAGTGTCCCAGCAGCTCTGCAGTACGTCGCTGCGGGCCCTGGACTTCAGCGGCAATGCACTGGGCCATATGTGGGCCGAGGGAGACCTCTATCTGCACTTCTTCCAAGGCCTGAGCGGTTTGATCTGGCTGGACTTGTCCCAGAACCGCCTGCACACCCTCCTGCCCCAAACCCTGCGCAACCTCCCCAAGAGCCTACAGGTGCTGCGTCTCCGTGACAATTACCTGGCCTTCTTTAAGTGGTGGAGCCTCCACTTCCTCCCCAAACTGGAAGTCCTCGACCTGGCGGGAAACCAGCTGAAGGCCCTGACCAATGGCAGCCTGCCTGCTGGCACCCGGCTCCGGAGGCTGGATGTCAGCTGCAACAGCATCAGCTTCGTGGCCCCCGGCTTCTTTTCCAAGGCCAAGGAGCTGCGAGAGCTCAACCTTAGCACCAACGCCCTCAAGACAGTGGACCACTCCTGGTTTGGGCCCCTGGCGAGTGCCCTGCAAATACTAGATGTAAGCGCCAACCCTCTGCACTGCGCCTGTGGGGCGGCCTTTATGGACTTCCTGCTGGAGGTGCAGGCTGCCGTGCCTGGTCTGCCCAGCCGGGTGAAGTGTGGCAGTCCGGGCCAGCTCCAGGGCCTCAGCATCTTTGCACAGGACCTGCGCCTCTGCCTGGATGAGGCCCTCTCCTGGGACTGTTTCGCCCTCTCGCTGCTGGCTGTGGCTCTGGGCCTGGGTGTGCCCATGCTGCATCACCTCTGTGGCTGGGACCTCTGGTACTGCTTCCAcctgtgcctggcctggcttcCCTGGCGGGGGCGGCAAAGTGGGCAAGGTGAGGATGCCCTGCCCTACGATGCCTTCGTGGTCTTCGACAAAACGCAGAGCGCAGTGGCAGACTGGGTGTACAACGAGCTTCGGGGGCAGCTGGAGGAGTGCCGTGGGCGCTGGGCACTCCGCCTGTGCCTGGAGGAACGCGACTGGCTGCCTGGCAAAACCCTCTTTGAGAACCTGTGGGCCTCGGTCTATGGCAGCCGCAAGACGCTGTTTGTGCTGGCCCACACGGACCGGGTCAGTGGTCTCTTGCGCGCCAGCTTCCTGCTGGCCCAGCAGCGCCTGCTGGAGGACCGCAAGGACGTCGTGGTGCTGGTGATCCTGAGCCCTGACGGCCGCCGCTCCCGCTACGTGCGGCTGCGCCAGCGCCTCTGCCGCCAGAGTGTCCTTCTCTGGCCCCACCAGCCCAGTGGTCAGCGCAGCTTCTGGGCCCAGCTGGGCATGGCCCTGACCAGGGACAACCACCACTTCTATAACCGGAACTTCTGCCAGGGACCCACGGCCGAATAG